From the genome of Lotus japonicus ecotype B-129 chromosome 6, LjGifu_v1.2, one region includes:
- the LOC130724558 gene encoding PLAT domain-containing protein 3-like, which produces MAIKLRFLALLLLLSLFSLGTVTSDEEDCVYTVYVRTGSIIKGGTDSIIGLKLYDKYGYYIYITNLEAWGGLMEPGHNYYERGNLDIFSGRGPCLEGSVCAVNLTSDGSGPHHGWYCNYVEVTTTGVHLPCAQQQFTVEQWLATDTSPYRLWAVNNYCNNDLGQARPKPMYKPMSTSMITSRTGSGFSILDSTVLVGTDK; this is translated from the exons ATGGCAATCAAACTGAGGTTCCTCgctctcctccttctcctctcgCTATTCTCCCTCGGAACCGTCACATCG GACGAAGAAGATTGCGTGTACACAGTGTACGTTCGAACCGGGTCGATCATCAAGGGGGGAACAGACTCAATAATCGGGCTCAAACTATACGACAAATACGGCTACTACATATACATAACAAACTTGGAAGCATGGGGCGGGTTAATGGAACCGGGTCACAACTACTACGAGCGTGGCAACCTGGATATATTCAGTGGAAGAGGGCCTTGTCTTGAAGGATCCGTTTGTGCTGTCAACTTGACTTCAGACGGGTCGGGTCCTCATCATGGGTGGTACTGTAACTACGTGGAGGTTACCACCACCGGGGTGCACTTACCGTGTGCTCAGCAGCAGTTCACGGTGGAGCAGTGGCTGGCTACCGACACTTCACCTTATCGCCTATGGGCTGTCAATAATTACTGTAATAATGACTTGGGCCAGGCCCGGCCCAAGCCCATGTATAAGCCCATGTCCACATCTATGATTACGTCGAGGACTGGTTCTGGTTTCTCTATTTTGGACTCTACTGTCCTTGTAGGGACAGATAAGTAA